In one Janibacter cremeus genomic region, the following are encoded:
- a CDS encoding NADH-quinone oxidoreductase subunit N: protein MQMQPALLLPEITTFIGGLVVLLGGSFLPRDRQWIARALAALALLGAAGTAAFAMAGPAQTAFSGTFAVDVATGAARVITALTTLLILGVASGEIAGSARESDTYALLLFAATGVMVLAGTTDLLVLIVGFLLASIPLYGIVGLRGGRSGAEAAVKTYLMGALSGIVLMLGVTLLYALTGATDYAGLEEGLSVAPDAAVGAGVLCVLVGLLFKAGGVPVHFWVPDAAQGAGVTAATFLTTVPKVGALVAMYRLMAVSSAGNESWLVVVAVLATASMVLGNLAAFWQRDPRRLLGWSTVSQVGFLLVPVAAAGRSDLALPSLLFYLAAYALTNVAAFAVTATFPDRRELDDYRGLVSARPGLALALLVALLGLVGTPPTAVFVGKLATATAAWDGGHAWLALMVMINSLLSLFYYLRWFGPALARSGERDRQIPRTGEVATWPAVTAVVAATASVGLGVGAGLLWSALADSLLL from the coding sequence ATGCAGATGCAACCGGCTCTGCTGCTGCCGGAGATCACCACCTTCATCGGTGGCCTCGTCGTTCTGCTGGGCGGGTCATTCCTCCCCCGGGACCGCCAGTGGATCGCCCGCGCCCTTGCCGCACTCGCACTGCTGGGCGCGGCGGGCACAGCGGCCTTCGCCATGGCCGGACCTGCTCAGACCGCGTTCTCCGGGACCTTTGCGGTGGACGTCGCCACCGGCGCCGCCCGGGTGATCACCGCGCTGACCACACTGCTGATCCTGGGCGTGGCCTCCGGGGAGATCGCTGGCTCCGCCCGCGAGTCCGACACGTACGCGCTGCTGCTCTTCGCCGCCACAGGGGTCATGGTCCTCGCAGGAACCACCGACCTGCTCGTGCTCATCGTCGGGTTCCTCCTCGCCAGCATTCCGCTGTACGGGATCGTGGGGCTGCGGGGCGGTCGATCCGGGGCCGAGGCGGCCGTGAAGACCTACCTCATGGGTGCGCTCTCTGGGATCGTGCTCATGCTCGGGGTCACTCTGCTCTACGCCCTGACCGGCGCCACCGACTACGCCGGACTCGAGGAGGGACTGTCCGTGGCTCCGGACGCAGCCGTGGGCGCCGGCGTGCTGTGTGTCCTCGTCGGTCTGCTCTTCAAGGCCGGCGGGGTGCCCGTCCACTTCTGGGTGCCCGACGCCGCCCAGGGTGCCGGTGTCACCGCCGCGACCTTCCTCACCACCGTGCCCAAGGTCGGAGCGCTGGTGGCCATGTATCGGCTCATGGCCGTGAGCTCAGCCGGGAACGAGTCCTGGCTGGTCGTCGTGGCGGTACTCGCCACCGCCTCGATGGTCCTGGGAAACCTGGCCGCCTTCTGGCAGCGCGATCCTCGCCGACTGCTGGGCTGGTCGACGGTCTCCCAGGTCGGGTTCCTGCTCGTGCCCGTGGCCGCCGCCGGACGCAGCGATCTCGCCCTGCCCTCCCTGCTCTTCTACCTGGCTGCGTACGCTCTCACCAATGTTGCGGCCTTCGCGGTCACCGCGACGTTTCCCGATCGCCGAGAGCTGGACGACTACCGCGGACTGGTCAGTGCCCGGCCCGGACTCGCGCTGGCACTGCTCGTCGCCCTGCTGGGTCTGGTGGGGACCCCACCGACGGCGGTGTTCGTGGGCAAGCTCGCCACTGCCACCGCCGCCTGGGACGGCGGACACGCATGGCTTGCCCTGATGGTGATGATCAACAGCCTGCTCAGCCTCTTCTACTACCTGCGCTGGTTCGGGCCCGCTCTCGCGCGTTCGGGCGAGCGGGATCGGCAGATCCCGCGAACGGGTGAGGTCGCGACCTGGCCCGCGGTGACCGCCGTGGTCGCCGCCACCGCGAGCGTGGGGCTCGGGGTCGGCGCCGGACTCCTGTGGTCGGCGTTGGCCGACTCCCTGCTGCTCTAG
- a CDS encoding FAD-binding oxidoreductase, translating into MAQVVGWASHREAVERLVRSREAIPDGAPVRLAKRTSNLFRPRSGTDAPGLDVSGLTGVIEVDATNRTAQVQGMCTYEDLVAATLPHGLIPLVVPQLRTITLGGAVTGLGIEATSFRNGLPHESVLEMDVLTGSGEIVTATPDGEHAGLFAAFPNSYGSLGYAVRLHIELEPVRSRVALRHLRFHDASALADAVEQIVAAGEHEGTRVDGLDGVAFSPHEMYLTLATWTDAPGPTSDYTGQQIFYRSLQQRPTDLLTMHDYLWRWDTDWFWCSGAFGVQDPRIRRIWPRRWRRSDVYHKLIGLDRRFDLVDRLDARVGRPLRERVIQDVEVTLDRLPEFLAWFDARVGMRPVWLCPLRLREVDGEVRTWPTYPLRPGVTYVNVGFWGTVPVGDDAPNGPLNRAIEAKVHELGGHKSLYSEAYYDREVFDRLYDGANLARVRQDYDPDGRLTGLYEKAVGRQ; encoded by the coding sequence ATGGCGCAGGTAGTTGGCTGGGCCTCGCACCGGGAGGCCGTGGAGCGGCTCGTTCGGTCGCGCGAGGCGATCCCGGACGGTGCGCCGGTGCGCCTGGCGAAACGGACCTCCAACCTGTTCCGACCGCGCTCGGGCACGGACGCGCCCGGGCTCGACGTCTCCGGCCTCACGGGTGTCATCGAGGTCGACGCCACCAACCGCACTGCGCAGGTGCAGGGCATGTGCACCTACGAGGACCTCGTCGCGGCCACGCTGCCGCACGGCCTCATCCCGCTCGTCGTGCCGCAGCTGCGCACGATCACCCTCGGCGGGGCGGTCACCGGCCTGGGCATCGAGGCCACGAGCTTCCGCAACGGGCTGCCGCACGAGTCCGTCCTGGAGATGGACGTCCTCACCGGCTCCGGCGAGATCGTCACGGCCACGCCCGACGGCGAGCACGCTGGCCTCTTCGCTGCCTTCCCCAACTCGTACGGCTCCCTCGGGTACGCCGTCCGGCTGCACATCGAGCTCGAGCCGGTGCGCTCGCGGGTGGCCCTGCGGCACCTGCGCTTCCACGACGCGTCGGCGCTCGCGGACGCGGTCGAGCAGATCGTCGCGGCCGGTGAGCACGAGGGGACCCGGGTGGACGGTCTCGACGGCGTGGCCTTCTCCCCGCACGAGATGTACCTGACACTCGCGACGTGGACCGACGCGCCGGGCCCGACGAGCGACTACACCGGCCAGCAGATCTTCTACCGCTCCCTGCAGCAGCGCCCCACCGACCTGCTGACGATGCACGACTACCTCTGGCGCTGGGACACCGACTGGTTCTGGTGCTCCGGGGCCTTCGGCGTGCAGGACCCCCGCATCCGCCGGATCTGGCCACGGCGCTGGCGCCGCTCGGACGTCTACCACAAGCTCATCGGGCTCGACCGGCGCTTCGACCTCGTCGACCGCCTCGACGCCCGCGTCGGCCGACCGCTGCGCGAGCGGGTCATCCAGGATGTCGAGGTGACGCTCGACCGGCTGCCCGAGTTCCTCGCATGGTTCGACGCCCGGGTGGGTATGCGTCCGGTGTGGTTGTGCCCCCTTCGCCTGCGGGAGGTCGACGGCGAGGTGCGCACCTGGCCGACCTACCCCCTTCGCCCGGGGGTGACCTACGTCAACGTCGGCTTCTGGGGGACCGTGCCCGTCGGGGACGACGCGCCGAACGGCCCGCTCAACCGCGCCATCGAGGCCAAGGTCCACGAGCTCGGTGGGCACAAGTCCCTCTACTCCGAGGCCTACTACGACCGTGAGGTCTTCGACCGTCTCTACGACGGCGCGAACCTCGCCCGTGTACGACAGGACTACGACCCCGACGGCCGGCTGACCGGCCTCTACGAGAAAGCGGTGGGAAGGCAATGA
- a CDS encoding complex I subunit 4 family protein, whose protein sequence is MLSLIIFLPLVVAAVVAAVPSLGAAAARWVWVAVSVVELVLVGVLWAGYEDPGSNGLAFEEQVPWIPGVGSSYHVGVDGLSLPLVAMTSVVFLACAVYALRDRERPRAHTALFLFLQSVSLGVFLAADLIVFFVFFDLSIVGMYFVIAGWGHGDPARSALKFFLYTFLGSLALLLGFIGLYVASDPHTFDIRELVAATPLEDDPVAGGFVLAAILLGLAVKTPTVPFHTWLPPAHTDAPATGSAVLAGVLLKMGTYGFVRIAMPILPEAWRAWAWVIVAVGIVSVLYGAFVALAQTNLKRMIAYTSVNHMGYIILALGAVGLLVDDTAQARSVAVTGAVVQMVSHGLITAALFLLAGVMYNRAGTYDMGSYGGLATPAPRYATLFAVAAFASLGLPGLSGFIAEFQIFAGSIAVAPVTAIALPGILVTAALFLLALQRVFTGPTQGQSSGFADLRGRELWSVGPLLALSLLIGVVPQVLLGVIEPASAALITLVGK, encoded by the coding sequence GCGGGCTACGAGGACCCCGGGTCGAACGGGCTGGCCTTCGAGGAGCAGGTGCCGTGGATCCCGGGGGTCGGCAGCAGCTATCACGTCGGCGTGGACGGACTGTCGCTGCCGCTGGTGGCCATGACGTCGGTCGTCTTCCTCGCATGTGCCGTCTACGCCCTTCGCGATCGGGAGCGCCCTCGCGCGCACACCGCCCTGTTCCTCTTCCTGCAGAGCGTGAGCCTCGGGGTCTTCTTGGCCGCCGACCTCATCGTGTTCTTCGTGTTCTTCGATCTGTCCATCGTGGGCATGTACTTCGTCATCGCCGGCTGGGGCCACGGGGACCCCGCCCGGTCCGCCCTGAAGTTCTTCCTCTACACGTTCCTGGGATCCCTGGCCCTGCTCCTGGGGTTCATCGGGCTCTACGTGGCCTCGGACCCACACACCTTCGACATCCGTGAGCTCGTCGCGGCCACGCCGCTGGAGGACGACCCGGTGGCGGGAGGCTTCGTCCTGGCGGCGATCCTCCTGGGTCTGGCCGTCAAGACCCCGACCGTGCCTTTCCACACCTGGCTCCCCCCGGCCCACACCGATGCACCGGCCACCGGCTCGGCCGTGCTGGCGGGCGTGCTGCTGAAGATGGGGACCTACGGCTTCGTGCGCATCGCCATGCCGATCCTGCCGGAGGCCTGGCGCGCATGGGCCTGGGTGATCGTGGCGGTCGGCATCGTCTCCGTCCTGTACGGGGCGTTCGTGGCACTGGCCCAGACCAACCTCAAGCGGATGATCGCCTACACCTCCGTGAACCACATGGGTTACATCATCCTCGCCCTGGGTGCGGTCGGCCTCCTCGTCGATGACACCGCGCAGGCCCGGTCGGTGGCGGTGACCGGCGCGGTCGTGCAGATGGTCAGTCACGGTCTGATCACCGCCGCCCTCTTCCTCCTGGCGGGGGTGATGTACAACCGCGCCGGCACCTACGACATGGGTTCCTACGGCGGTCTGGCCACGCCTGCACCGCGCTACGCGACACTGTTCGCCGTGGCGGCCTTCGCCTCGCTGGGCCTGCCCGGGCTGTCCGGGTTCATCGCCGAGTTCCAGATCTTTGCCGGCAGCATCGCAGTCGCCCCGGTCACCGCGATCGCCCTGCCGGGCATCCTCGTCACCGCCGCCTTGTTCCTGCTGGCGCTCCAGCGAGTCTTCACCGGTCCCACGCAGGGCCAGTCATCCGGATTCGCCGACCTACGCGGCCGGGAGCTGTGGTCGGTCGGCCCGCTGCTTGCCCTCTCCTTGCTCATCGGCGTGGTGCCCCAGGTCCTGCTCGGAGTGATCGAGCCGGCGTCCGCTGCCCTGATCACCCTGGTCGGGAAATAG
- a CDS encoding SAM-dependent methyltransferase — MSTIAIADALASFVPEELPVHITAYDGSSAGPPDAPFTMDLRTERGLSYLLTAPGDLGVVRAYVMGDLVATGFNPGDPYPLMSAMRNQKRWRMPGPTEALEVVRGLGWRHLDPPPVPSQEHLPRWRRVVEGLRHSKQRDSAAISHHYDVSNRFYELVLGPSMTYTCALFPTADTSLEDAQFAKYDLIARKLDLQPGQRLLDVGCGWGGMVMHAAREYGVRALGVTLSRAQADWAKEAIDRAGLGDLAEVRFMDYRDVPEGDFDAVSSIGLTEHIGVRNYPSYFASLRDKLRPGGRLLNHCITRPDNRRRETGPFIDRYVFPDGELTGMGTVLSAAQDAGLEVQHAENLRPHYAMTLAGWNRNLAAHWDEAVAEVGEGTARVWGLYMTGSRIAFERHELELAHVLATRTDAKGVSGYPLRHTF, encoded by the coding sequence ATGAGCACGATCGCGATCGCCGACGCGTTGGCATCCTTCGTGCCGGAGGAGCTTCCGGTGCACATCACGGCGTACGACGGCAGCTCCGCCGGACCGCCGGATGCTCCCTTCACCATGGACCTGCGCACCGAGCGCGGGCTGTCGTACCTGCTCACCGCGCCGGGCGACCTGGGTGTCGTGCGGGCGTACGTCATGGGCGACCTCGTCGCGACCGGCTTCAACCCCGGTGACCCCTACCCGCTGATGAGCGCCATGCGCAACCAGAAGCGGTGGCGCATGCCCGGGCCGACGGAGGCACTGGAGGTGGTGCGCGGACTGGGATGGCGCCACCTCGACCCGCCGCCCGTCCCGTCCCAGGAGCACCTGCCGCGCTGGCGGCGCGTGGTCGAGGGGTTGCGCCACAGCAAGCAGCGCGACTCCGCGGCCATCAGCCACCACTACGACGTGTCCAACCGCTTCTACGAGCTGGTCCTCGGACCGTCGATGACCTACACGTGCGCGCTCTTCCCGACCGCCGACACCTCGCTCGAGGACGCGCAGTTCGCCAAGTACGACCTCATCGCACGCAAGCTCGACCTGCAGCCCGGGCAGCGGTTGCTCGACGTCGGTTGCGGCTGGGGCGGGATGGTCATGCACGCCGCCCGCGAGTACGGGGTGCGCGCGCTGGGCGTCACCCTCTCCCGGGCACAAGCGGACTGGGCCAAGGAGGCCATCGACCGCGCCGGTCTCGGGGACCTCGCCGAGGTGCGGTTCATGGACTACCGCGACGTGCCGGAGGGCGACTTCGACGCGGTGAGCTCCATCGGGCTGACCGAGCACATCGGGGTGCGCAACTACCCGTCGTACTTCGCCTCACTGCGCGACAAGCTGCGCCCCGGTGGCAGGCTGCTCAACCACTGCATCACCCGCCCCGACAACCGCCGTCGCGAGACCGGGCCCTTCATCGACCGGTACGTCTTCCCCGACGGGGAGCTGACCGGCATGGGCACGGTCCTGTCCGCGGCCCAGGACGCCGGGCTGGAGGTCCAGCACGCCGAGAACCTGCGCCCGCACTACGCGATGACCCTCGCCGGCTGGAACCGCAACCTCGCGGCCCACTGGGACGAGGCGGTCGCGGAGGTCGGGGAGGGCACCGCGCGCGTGTGGGGGCTGTACATGACCGGCTCGCGGATCGCCTTCGAGCGCCACGAGCTCGAGCTCGCCCACGTGCTCGCGACCAGGACGGATGCGAAGGGGGTCAGCGGCTACCCGCTGCGGCACACCTTCTGA